Below is a window of Kiritimatiellia bacterium DNA.
ACGATCAATACGATTTGCTCCGTTCTCTTGCTTGCCTCCTTCGCGGCGATCCGGCGCGGCCGCGTTGAGCTCCACAAGAGGCTCAACATCGCCACCTTTGTGCTCTCCTGCGTCTTCCTGGTTTCTTACGTGACGTTTCACACCTTCGGGGTGGAAACGCGATTTCCCGCAGACAACCCGTGGCGTCCCGTGTACCTCACCATCCTGATCTCGCATATTATCCTTGCTGCGGTTGTGCTTCCGCTCGTTCTGGTCACGTTCTACCGGGGGTTGGTCGGACCGGTCGACCGACATCGTCGAATCGCGCGGTGGACATTTCCGATCTGGCTTTACGTGACGGTGACCGGTGTGATGGTCTACCTGATGATTTCCCCGCATTACGCCTTCTGACCGGGCTTCCACCGGAAGGCGACGAATTGACATTCCCTTTGCCGGGCGGCTAGATTACCGACATCGTTCATCATATCGCCGCACCGAGATAACCGTGACTGCAAACGACGAATACATCGTCGAGATTCTCGAAAGCGTTGGGCTGATTACGCACCAGCAGGGCGTTGAGGCCCTCAAAACGGCTCAGGATGCTGACAAACCGGTTGTGGACGTGCTTGCCGAACGTCAGTTTGCGACGAAGAGCGATATTCTCAAAGCCCTCGCCAATCAGTTCGGCATGGAGTTCATCCGGCTCAATGCGGCCGACATCGACCAGAGCGTGATCGACCTTGTCCCCGGCGAGATCGCGCGCCGATATCGCGTCGTCCCCGTTTACCGAATGGACAACACGATCGCCGTTGCAATCAGCGATCCCCTCGACGTCGAGACGCTCGACAGCCTGCGATATGTGCTCCGATGCGATGTCACCGGCGTCGTGGCCATGCCGGAAGAAATCGAAGCGGCAATCAACCAGTGTTACCCGGCCGCAGGGACGACCGTCGCCTCGATGTATGATGAATTGACGGAAGGCACAGTTACCATGCCCGGCGAAAAGCCGCCGAGCCTGGAGGGCGAGGACGAGGTGACCGAGGCCGACGCCCCGATCATCAAACTGGTTAGCCTGATCATCCTCGAGGCGTTCCGCAGCCGGGCATCGGACATACACCTCGAGCCGCTCGAGAAGAAATTCAGAGTGCGCTACCGCATCGATGGCGTATTGCACGAGGTCGAGAGCCCGCCCAAGCGGCTTCAATCCGCGATCATCAGCCGCGTTAAGATCATGGCGAACATGAGCATCGCCGAAAAGCGGTTGCCGCAGGACGGGCGCATCCAAATCAATGTTATGGGACGTGACCTCGATCTACGTGTCTCGTCCGTCCCGTCGAACCACGGGGAGTCGATCGTGATGCGGATCCTCGACAAGGAGGGGCTGGCGCTCGGACTCCCCAAACTTGGATTCTTTTCCGATGACCAACAAACGTTTGAGCGGTTGATCGGCCTGTCCGACGGCATCATCCTCGTAACGGGTCCGACGGGATCTGGCAAGACGACCACGCTGTATGCCTGCTTGAACCATATCAACAAACCCGACCGGAAGATCATCACGGTTGAGGATCCCGTCGAGTATCAGATCGCTGGCATCAACCAAGTTCATGTTCGCGCCGATATCGGCCTGACATTCGCGGCGGCGCTCCGGTCGATTTTGCGCCAGGCGCCGAATATCATCATGATCGGTGAGATTCGTGACCTGGAAACCGCCGAGATCGCGGTCAATGCCTCGCTTACCGGGCATTTGGTGTTTTCAACGCTGCATACCAACGATGCGCCGAGCGCGGTGACCCGCCTGATCGACATCGGCGTGAAACCCTTTCTGGTGGCGTCCTCGACCCGCGCGATCATGGCGCAACGCCTTGTGCGCCGGATTTGCGAGCGCTGCAAGGAGCCGGTTCGCCCGACGGACGCTGAATTGCGCGCTCTGGGCGCGCTCGCCGGCGAGGTCTCGGCCGCCCAACTGTTCCGCGGCCGGGGTTGCCCGGAATGCAACTACACCGGGTACCGAGGCCGCCTCGGCATCTTCGAAATTTTTGTGATCACGGACGAGATACGCCATATGATCTACGAGCGCGTCTCCGCGTCGCAATTGCGCGCCCGCGCCCGACAGTTGGGCATGCGCACGCTGCGGGAGGACGGAATCCGGAAGGTGGTTGCGGGATTGACGACGCTCGAGGAAGTGATCCGGGCGACGATGGGAGATTCGAATTGAAATGCCTGTCCCGGCGTCCCAGATACGCATGGCCGACCTGCTCGACCTCGTGATCGAGGAAGGAGCTTCGGATCTTCACGTAGGCGTCGGGCTGCCGCCGGTACTGCGCCTGCATGGGCGGCTGCATCCGATCGACACCGAGCCGCTCGAGCCCGCCGACACCGAGAGACTGATGGCCTCGATCACGCCCCCCGAGCACGTGAAGCGGCTGCAGGAGATGGGCGGTGCGGATTTCGGCTTCGGCCATGGCGACAAGGGTCGATTTCGCGTGAGCGTGTTCCGTCAGAAAGGCGCGGTCGGCATCGTGTTGCGGCTGATCCCATCCCGCCTACTCACGCTCGAGGAAATCGGCCTGCCCCCGGGCATCCGGGATCTTCTCTACAAGCCGCGCGGTCTGATCCTCGTCACCGGTCCCACGGGATCTGGAAAAACCACCACGCTCGCCAGCATGCTGAACGTCATCAACGAAACTCGGGACGTTCACATCATTACAATCGAGGACCCCATCGAGTATTACCACCCGCACAAGCGGAGTGTGATCACGCAGCGCGAGGTCGGCGTGGACGTGCCGAGCTTTGGCGAGGCGTTGAAGCGGGCGTTGAGGCAGGACCCCGATGTGATTCTCGTCGGCGAAATGCGGGATCTCGAAACGATTCAGGCGGCCATCACGGCTGCGGAAACGGGGCATCTCGTTTTCGCCACGCTTCATACGACGGGCGCCGCTCGCACGGTGGACCGCATCGTGGACGCTTTCCCCATGGAGCAGCAAAACCAGGTGCGCACGCAACTGGCGGCAAGTCTCGAGGCCGTGATCTCGCAGTTGCTGCTCATTCGCAAGGACCGGCCGGGCCGCGTGGCCGCGTTCGAAATCATGGTGGCCACGCCCGCCATCCGGGCGCTGATCCGCGACAACAAGACCTATCGCATCACGTCCGACATCCAGACCGGCGCCAAGTATGGCATGATGACTCTGGACGATCACCTTGTCAGCCTCTACGAGCAGGGAATCATCGACTACGAGGAAGTGGTGACCAGCGCGCAAGACATCGAATCGGTCATGCAGAAAATCCAGCCGAAAGGCCGCCGATAGGAGCCGCCATGTCAGACGTGGAATTTCGAGATCCTCTTCTGCAGCAGCTCGTGGACGACGGGCTGGTGACACGGGAACAGGCCCAGGAGGTCTTCGACGAGCACGAACGCACGGGCAAACCGGTCCGGCAGGTGCTGCTTGATATGCAGGTCGTGGAGGAGCCGGTCCTGTTGCAGGCGATCGCCACGCACTTGGGTACGCGTGTCGTGGACCTGAGCAGAACCGAAATCAGCCCGTATGTGCTGAAGGCAATTCCCTCGAGTATCGCCCGAATGTACAGCGTTGTGCCCGTAGAAGCGGATGCTCATTCGGTGACGCTGGCGACCTTTGATTTGATCAACCCCGAGGTCGTGGATGAGCTGAATTTCGTCCTCACACGGGATGTTTCGTTCGTCGTGGCCTCGGAGACAGACATCCGCGCGTTTCTGAACCAGCACTACGGCGATGCCGGCGAATCCATCAATGAGATGCTATCAGCGCTCGAAAGCGAGCTGGAGCACGTCGGGGAACAATCCATTCAGGTCAAGGGCGGGGATGAGATTGCCGAAATCCAGGAGATGGCAAACCAGGCGCCGGTTGTGCGTTTCGTCAATCTGGTCCTGTTCCAGGCGGTCAAGGATCGTGCGTCCGACATCCATTTTGAGCCGTTTGAAAACGAATTCCGAATCCGCTACCGGGTCGATGGGGCCCTTTACGAAATGGCGCCGCCCCCCAAACACCTTGCGCTGCCCGTGATCTCGCGCCTGAAGGTCATTTCCGGGCTGAACATCGCGGAGCGCCGCCTGCCGCAGGATGGGCGCATTCAGCTACCCGTCGCCGGCCGTACGATCGATTTTCGCGTGTCAACCCTACCGACGCAGTTCGGCGAAAGTGTGGTGCTGCGCGTCCTCGACCGAAGCTCGGTTCAACTGGAGCTGCAAAACCTCGGCATGCCGGAGGATGTGTTCAACGCGTTCACGGCGGACATCGAGAAACCCAACGGAATCGTGATTGTCACCGGTCCGACAGGTTCGGGGAAGACCACGACGCTGTATGCCGCCCTCCGCAAACTGAACACGATCGACAGCAAGCTCCTGACGGCGGAGGAGCCGGTGGAATACGACATCGAGGGCATCATCCAGATCCCGATCAACGAGGCGATCGGTCTGACGTTTGCCCGCGTCCTTCGCGCATTCCTGCGTCAGGACCCCGACATCATCATGGTTGGCGAGATCCGCGACAAGGAAACCGCCGAGATCGCAATTCAGGCCTCCCTGACGGGTCACCTTGTATTTTCGACGCTTCACACCAATGACGCGCCCGGCGCGGTCACCCGGTTGATCGACATGGGCGTCGAACCGTTTTTGATTTCATCGACGCTCGAAGGCGTTCTAGCCCAACGTCTGGTGAGGACGATCTGCCAGGATTGCAAGACCCCTTACCAGCCGGACAAGGACGTGCTTGAGTTGCTGGGTCTGCGGCCGGACCAGGTTGAGGACCGGCCGTTCTATCACGGTGCCGGTTGCGTAAAATGTAACCAGACCGGTTATCGGGGTCGCCGCGGCATTTATGAGTACCTGCGGGTGACGGATCCGATCCGCGATTTGATCAACGAAAGGAAGCCCACGATCGTTATCCGGGACAAAGCCATGGAACTGGGCATGCGGACCCTGCGGCAGGACGGCATCCGATGCATTCTGGACGGTTACACCACTGTAGAAGAGGTGCTGAAATACACGTAGCTGATGCGGCTTTGAATCCGGTGTTGCCCTGCCTTTGTAATTTTTTGTACAAACGATTTTATCGAACCTTTGACGAGCGTTCATGCCCAAATTCAACTACATAGCGCTTGACGCCCGCGGTCGGGAGAGCCAGGGCGAGATCGAGGCCGATAACCAGACCATGGCGATCGCCCGTATCCGAGAGCGCGGGCTTTTC
It encodes the following:
- a CDS encoding DUF420 domain-containing protein; this encodes MNERIALRLIYAVSGVLLVAVAVIYNLPKAEQIPPFVRWLPRLNATINTICSVLLLASFAAIRRGRVELHKRLNIATFVLSCVFLVSYVTFHTFGVETRFPADNPWRPVYLTILISHIILAAVVLPLVLVTFYRGLVGPVDRHRRIARWTFPIWLYVTVTGVMVYLMISPHYAF
- the gspE gene encoding type II secretion system ATPase GspE, which gives rise to MTANDEYIVEILESVGLITHQQGVEALKTAQDADKPVVDVLAERQFATKSDILKALANQFGMEFIRLNAADIDQSVIDLVPGEIARRYRVVPVYRMDNTIAVAISDPLDVETLDSLRYVLRCDVTGVVAMPEEIEAAINQCYPAAGTTVASMYDELTEGTVTMPGEKPPSLEGEDEVTEADAPIIKLVSLIILEAFRSRASDIHLEPLEKKFRVRYRIDGVLHEVESPPKRLQSAIISRVKIMANMSIAEKRLPQDGRIQINVMGRDLDLRVSSVPSNHGESIVMRILDKEGLALGLPKLGFFSDDQQTFERLIGLSDGIILVTGPTGSGKTTTLYACLNHINKPDRKIITVEDPVEYQIAGINQVHVRADIGLTFAAALRSILRQAPNIIMIGEIRDLETAEIAVNASLTGHLVFSTLHTNDAPSAVTRLIDIGVKPFLVASSTRAIMAQRLVRRICERCKEPVRPTDAELRALGALAGEVSAAQLFRGRGCPECNYTGYRGRLGIFEIFVITDEIRHMIYERVSASQLRARARQLGMRTLREDGIRKVVAGLTTLEEVIRATMGDSN
- a CDS encoding type IV pilus twitching motility protein PilT, translating into MRMADLLDLVIEEGASDLHVGVGLPPVLRLHGRLHPIDTEPLEPADTERLMASITPPEHVKRLQEMGGADFGFGHGDKGRFRVSVFRQKGAVGIVLRLIPSRLLTLEEIGLPPGIRDLLYKPRGLILVTGPTGSGKTTTLASMLNVINETRDVHIITIEDPIEYYHPHKRSVITQREVGVDVPSFGEALKRALRQDPDVILVGEMRDLETIQAAITAAETGHLVFATLHTTGAARTVDRIVDAFPMEQQNQVRTQLAASLEAVISQLLLIRKDRPGRVAAFEIMVATPAIRALIRDNKTYRITSDIQTGAKYGMMTLDDHLVSLYEQGIIDYEEVVTSAQDIESVMQKIQPKGRR
- the gspE gene encoding type II secretion system ATPase GspE translates to MSDVEFRDPLLQQLVDDGLVTREQAQEVFDEHERTGKPVRQVLLDMQVVEEPVLLQAIATHLGTRVVDLSRTEISPYVLKAIPSSIARMYSVVPVEADAHSVTLATFDLINPEVVDELNFVLTRDVSFVVASETDIRAFLNQHYGDAGESINEMLSALESELEHVGEQSIQVKGGDEIAEIQEMANQAPVVRFVNLVLFQAVKDRASDIHFEPFENEFRIRYRVDGALYEMAPPPKHLALPVISRLKVISGLNIAERRLPQDGRIQLPVAGRTIDFRVSTLPTQFGESVVLRVLDRSSVQLELQNLGMPEDVFNAFTADIEKPNGIVIVTGPTGSGKTTTLYAALRKLNTIDSKLLTAEEPVEYDIEGIIQIPINEAIGLTFARVLRAFLRQDPDIIMVGEIRDKETAEIAIQASLTGHLVFSTLHTNDAPGAVTRLIDMGVEPFLISSTLEGVLAQRLVRTICQDCKTPYQPDKDVLELLGLRPDQVEDRPFYHGAGCVKCNQTGYRGRRGIYEYLRVTDPIRDLINERKPTIVIRDKAMELGMRTLRQDGIRCILDGYTTVEEVLKYT